The following are encoded together in the Babylonia areolata isolate BAREFJ2019XMU chromosome 18, ASM4173473v1, whole genome shotgun sequence genome:
- the LOC143292248 gene encoding uncharacterized protein LOC143292248, protein MKGSVRHFYPSGGSAGRFLGPTGVNGSVLYNDTAPSGTNGSVLYSPTGVNGSVLHSNTGVNGSVLYSDTGVNGSVLYSDTGPTGVNGSVLYSDTGPTGVNGSVLYSDTGVNGSVLYSDTGVNRSVLYSDTGVNGSVLYSDTGVNRSVLYSDTGVNGSVLYSDTGPTGVNGSVLYSDTGVNGPVLYSDTGVNGSVLYSDTGPTGVNGSALYSDTGPTGVNGSALYSDTGPTGVNGPVLYSDTGVNRPVLYSDTGVNRLVLYSPTGVNGSVLYSPTGVNGAVLYSDTGVNGPVLYSPTGVNGSVLTSAHRRMTVCILCSLLGNGIMLLLQVTVMYSV, encoded by the exons atgaAG GGTTCTGTCCGCCATTTTTATCCATCAGGTGGCTCCGCAGGCAGGTTTTTGGGTcccacaggtgtgaatgggtctgTACTGTACAATGACACAGCTCCCTCAGGTACGAATGGATCTGTACTGTACAGTCCCACAG gtgtgaatgggtctgTACTGCACAGTAACACGGGTGTAAATGGGTCTGTACTGTACAGcgacacaggtgtgaatgggtccGTACTGTACAGTGACACCGGTcccacaggtgtgaatgggtccgtactgtacagtgacacag GTcccacaggtgtgaatgggtctgtactgtacagtgatacaggtgtgaatgggtctgtactgtacagtgacacaGGTGTGAATAGATCtgtactgtacagtgacacaggtgtgaatgggtctgTTCTGTACAGTGACACAGGTGTGAATAGATCtgtactgtacagtgacacaG gtgtgaatgggtctgtactgtacagtgacacaggtcccacaggtgtgaatgggtctgTACTGTACAGTGACACGGGTGTGAATGGGCCtgtactgtacagtgacacaggtgtgaatggatcTGTACTGTACAGCGACACAGGTcccacaggtgtgaatgggtctgCACTATACAGTGACACAGGTcccacaggtgtgaatggatctgcactgtacagtgacacaggtcccacaggtgtgaatggacctgtactgtacagtgacacaGGTGTGAATAGACCtgtactgtacagtgacacaGGTGTGAATAGACTTGTACTGTACAGTCCCACTGGTGTGAATGGCTCTGTACTGTACAGTCCCACAGGTGTGAatggagctgtactgtacagtgacacaggtgtgaatggaccTGTACTGTACAGTcccacaggtgtgaatggatcTGTCCTGACGTCAGCACACAGACGAATGACGGTGTGTATATTGTGCAGTCTGCTAGGGAATGGGATCATGCTATTGCTTCAGGTCACAGTTATGTACAGTGTCTGA